From Gemmatimonadota bacterium, the proteins below share one genomic window:
- the pgsA gene encoding CDP-diacylglycerol--glycerol-3-phosphate 3-phosphatidyltransferase produces the protein MNLPNKLTIFRIILSPIFMVFFLVDTLYTRYIALVIFMIASLTDLYDGYLARKTGVITSFGKFMDPLADKILTSTALICFASLGYIYTWMVLVIIGRDFIVTGLRCIAAYRGLLILPTQVAKWKTASQMVVIVIILLYINVQTTMIAFGQWSGEFDDVAWWVLNGMVFVSMTLTVSSGLDYVVKNRSIFTSLLR, from the coding sequence ATGAATCTGCCAAACAAACTGACCATATTCCGCATCATCCTGAGTCCCATCTTCATGGTCTTCTTCCTGGTAGATACATTGTATACACGGTATATCGCCCTGGTGATCTTCATGATCGCCTCGCTGACGGATCTGTACGACGGCTATCTTGCGCGCAAGACCGGCGTGATCACCAGTTTCGGGAAGTTCATGGATCCCCTGGCGGACAAGATCCTCACGTCCACCGCCCTGATCTGCTTCGCGTCGCTCGGCTACATCTACACCTGGATGGTCCTGGTCATCATCGGCAGGGACTTCATCGTGACGGGCCTTCGGTGCATCGCGGCGTACCGGGGGCTCCTGATCCTGCCGACCCAGGTCGCCAAGTGGAAGACGGCTTCGCAGATGGTGGTCATCGTGATTATCCTGCTCTACATCAACGTCCAGACGACCATGATCGCCTTCGGCCAGTGGAGCGGGGAGTTCGACGACGTCGCCTGGTGGGTCCTCAACGGCATGGTCTTCGTCTCCATGACGCTCACGGTCAGTTCCGGTCTCGACTACGTCGTCAAGAACCGGTCGATCTTCACCAGTCTGCTGAGGTAG
- a CDS encoding phosphatidylglycerophosphatase A: protein MRALITLLSTGCYAGYTPRAPGTAGSVLGLGLVWALSGPLGLTLPYYLLATAALFLLGIWVSGRAEPLFGHDGPEIVIDEITGVLIVFSGMPFDVITVVAGFILFRVLDIWKPFPCDRMQRLSGGLGVMMDDVVAAVYTWLLLLLTGWLLS from the coding sequence ATGCGCGCCCTGATCACCCTGCTGTCGACCGGATGTTACGCCGGTTACACGCCCCGCGCGCCCGGTACGGCCGGAAGCGTGCTGGGACTCGGCCTGGTCTGGGCCTTGTCCGGTCCGCTTGGACTGACGCTTCCCTATTACCTGCTGGCTACGGCCGCTCTGTTCCTCCTCGGGATCTGGGTATCGGGCAGGGCGGAACCGCTGTTCGGCCACGACGGACCGGAGATCGTGATCGACGAGATCACCGGGGTCCTGATCGTCTTTTCCGGGATGCCCTTCGACGTCATAACGGTCGTTGCCGGCTTCATCCTGTTTCGCGTCCTGGACATATGGAAACCCTTCCCCTGCGACCGGATGCAGCGTCTTTCCGGCGGCCTGGGGGTCATGATGGACGACGTCGTCGCCGCGGTCTACACCTGGCTCCTGTTACTGCTCACGGGATGGCTTCTGTCATGA